From one Triticum urartu cultivar G1812 chromosome 3, Tu2.1, whole genome shotgun sequence genomic stretch:
- the LOC125546723 gene encoding SCAR-like protein 2 has protein sequence MPLVRFEVRNEVGLGDPGLYGGAGAGKRGAAAAGGEPEPKALLEGVAVAGLVGILRQLGDLAEFAADVFHDLHEQVITTSARGRKVLTRVQNIEAALPSLEKAVKNQKSHIHFAYVPGSDWHTQLQNEQNHLLSSDLPRFMMDSYEECRDPPRLYLLDKFDNAGAGACLKRYSDPSYFKKSWDVMRADKTSHLQKERRSHKIKRKGSRLKEPYHGQVTSRHRNGELQRALTAVQLTSSRQCASPSMDGRSFSEHRSTSDARSNPDNISRSSSFSSKARLSFAEQASDTKPSVVPHDNGHDKLSNINTHKLNDASSPILLSGTRADDLDDDSKQGSLSDEMNANSPSVEWHEKTAIVMTTSSVYCDDVVMDRAENAETKPIKPVQREVDHREMETLEQQGALLQKAKLLLLSSGLNPRDEVPSETDNYMDALNTLESETDTEADFQTKKRGKPVHSFNAHGPQIESADNIVAQLPDSSPAEFPDTSPNYRMLHTFERTADFPSLSSADAPDISQHALSGYTDIHPNEWSSVTTIPENNANDAAGDPTEISEPALQAYTATPPNQSPPHANEIPESKAEVNPRDSPEISKPGLSTYAVFPPNKESVVNQIPESNVEDASEDGTNESTSCLVPEPAISFAPASEASPAKILTGDTTGNSLIPERGPQDYPGENHQEFGGCGMAEVSNSQTMPLNESSGNGSATQHLPTHAPTSSVELSSVKLWTNAGLFGLEPSKPPIGIYPGSASQSYPETNQSAIRAPDAVYSQTDRPSDSSTYFEHREHNNLNGKQASISELLESEGHAENGAETYSATDLAGRNNLHVVSASSLSIL, from the exons ATGCCGCTGGTCAGGTTCGAGGTGCGGAATGAGGTCGGGCTGGGCGACCCCGGGCTGTACGGCGGCGCGGGGGCAGGGAAGAggggcgccgccgccgccggcggggAGCCCGAGCCCAAGGCGCTGCTCGAGGGCGTCGCCGTCGCGGGCCTCGTCGGGATCCTGCGCCAGCTCGGAGATCTCGCGGA ATTCGCGGCAGATGTTTTTCATGACCTACATGAGCAAGTTATAACTACATCGGCCAGGGGGCGTAAGGTGCTGACCCGAGTACAGAACATTGAAGCAGCACTTCCATCTCTTGAAAAAGCTGTGAAGAATCAGAAGAGCCATATACATTTTGCTTATGTACCAG GCTCTGACTGGCACACACAACTTCAAAATGAGCAAAATCATCTCCTATCCAGTGATTTGCCTCGGTTTATGATGGATTCCTATGAAGAATGCCGAGACCCACCACGACTTTACCTTCTTGACAA ATTTGACAATGCTGGTGCTGGGGCTTGTTTGAAGAGATATTCTGATCCATCATACTTCAAGAAATCATGGGATGTGATGAGAGCAGACAAGACTTCACATCTCCAAAAAGAAAGGAGATCTCATAAAATTAAG AGAAAAGGATCACGCCTAAAAGAACCATACCATGGACAAGTCACATCCAGGCATAGGAATGGTGAATTGCAGCGAGCACTCACTGCTGTTCAACTTACCAGCAG CAGGCAGTGTGCATCTCCCAGCATGGATGGCCGGAGTTTCTCAGAGCATAGATCTACATCTGATGCAAGATCCAACCCTGACAATATAAGCAGATCTTCTTCATTTAGTTCAAAGGCACGACTGAGTTTTGCAGAACAAGCTTCAGATACAAAGCCTTCTGTAGTTCCTCATGATAATGGTCATGACAAGCTGTCAAATATTAATACACACAAGCTTAATGATGCCTCTTCCCCCATCTTGCTTAGCGGGACCAGGGCAGATGATCTGGATGATGATTCGAAGCAAGGTTCCCTCTCAGATGAGATGAATGCTAATTCACCATCTGTTGAATGGCATGAAAAGACTGCAATTGTCATGACTACAAGTTCTGTCTACTGTGACGATGTCGTCATGGATAGGGCTGAAAATGCAGAAACTAAACCTATTAAGCCTGTGCAGCGAGAAGTTGATCACAGGGAGATGGAGACCTTGGAGCAGCAAGGGGCCTTACTTCAGAAGGCGAAGTTGTTATTACTGTCTTCAGGCTTAAACCCCCGTGATGAAGTCCCCAGTGAAACAGACAACTATATGGATGCACTTAACACACTTGAATCTGAGACAGACACTGAGGCTGACTTTCAAACTAAAAAACGAGGGAAGCCAGTACATTCCTTCAATGCTCATGGACCTCAAATAGAGTCGGCAGATAACATCGTTGCACAGCTTCCTGATTCTTCTCCCGCTGAATTTCCTGATACAAGTCCAAATTACAGAATGTTACATACTTTTGAAAGAACTGCCGATTTCCCCAGTTTGTCAAGTGCAGATGCTCCGGATATTTCACAGCATGCATTGTCTGGTTATACAGATATACATCCTAATGAATGGTCATCTGTTACCACCATCCCTGAGAATAATGCAAATGATGCTGCCGGAGACCCCACTGAAATTTCAGAACCGGCATTGCAAGCATATACAGCTACACCACCCAATCAGAGCCCCCCTCATGCAAATGAGATTCCTGAGAGTAAGGCAGAAGTTAATCCCAGAGATTCTCCTGAGATATCAAAACCAGGGCTGTCAACCTATGCAGTTTTTCCTCCCAATAAAGAATCTGTTGTCAATCAGATCCCTGAGAGTAATGTAGAAGATGCGTCAGAAGATGGTACCAATGAAAGCACTAGTTGTCTTGTACCGGAACCTGCCATTTCCTTTGCTCCAGCTAGCGAGGCATCTCCTGCAAAAATCTTAACTGGTGATACCACTGGTAACTCTCTAATTCCTGAAAGGGGTCCTCAGGATTATCCTGGAGAAAATCATCAGGAATTTGGTGGCTGTGGCATGGCTGAAGTGTCTAATTCACAGACCATGCCTTTGAATGAGTCATCAGGGAATGGATCTGCAACCCAACACCTTCCCACACATGCTCCTACTAGTTCTGTAGAATTATCTTCTGTTAAGCTCTGGACAAATGCTGGGCTCTTCGGACTTGAACCGTCTAAACCTCCAATTGGCATATATCCTGGTTCTGCAAGCCAAAGCTACCCAGAGACTAATCAATCAGCCATAAGAGCACCTGATGCAGTTTATAGTCAAACAGACCGGCCCTCAGATTCTTCCACATATTTTGAGCACAGGGAGCACAACAATTTGAATGGCAAGCAAGCTTCAATAAGTGAGCTCCTAGAATCTGAAGGTCATGCTGAAAATGGTGCTGAAACATACTCTGCCACTGACTTGGCTGGAAGGAATAACTTGCACGTGGTGTCTGCgtcaagcttgagtattctatag